The following proteins are encoded in a genomic region of Pyrus communis chromosome 11, drPyrComm1.1, whole genome shotgun sequence:
- the LOC137709148 gene encoding putative MO25-like protein At5g47540 codes for MMAKKLNMKALFKPKARMPIELVKHMRELFIFIDQNTDAHEQKRKEKMEELTKAILEIRTVVYGDDDSEPNKDSCAQLTGEFFREDTFRLLIVCLSKLNLGDRQNATHVIANLQRQKVQLRIIALEYLENNIDIMDILIKGYEHSSDIALSYGAITRECIRHQNIARYVLESDYMKEFFYYIQTPNFDITSDAAATFKELMTRHKSTVAEFLSKNYEWFFHEYNSQLLESPNYITKRKAIKLLGDMLLDRTNSDVMARYVCSLHNMIILMNLLRDPKKTFKLETFQVFKLFVANQNKPPEIVNVLVKNRTKLIRFFNDFTIEKEDEQFEANKAQVINEISVLKLKRSNRKMSSVFSFRTNCAIQC; via the exons ATGATggcaaaaaagttgaatatgaaaGCTCTTTTCAAGCCAAAGGCAAGAATGCCGATAGAGCTTGTAAAGCACATGCGtgagctttttatttttattgatcaGAACACCGATGCGCATGAgcaaaagagaaaggaaaag ATGGAAGAATTGACAAAAGCAATATTGGAGATAAGAACTGTCGTATATGGAGATGATGATTCAGAACCAAATAAAGATTCTTGTGCACAACTTACTGGAGAGTTTTTTAGGGAAGACACTTTCAGGCTCCTCATTGTTTGTCTTTCAAAGCTCAACTTGGGG GATCGTCAAAACGCCACTCATGTCATTGCAAATTTGCAAAGGCAAAAGGTTCAGTTGCGTATAATCGCATTAGAGTATTTGGAGAATAATATTGATATTATGGATATTCTGATAAAAGG GTATGAACACAGTAGTGATATTGCTTTATCTTATGGTGCAATTACAAGGGAATGCATTCGTCATCAGAATATTGCAAG ATATGTGCTAGAATCAGACTACATGAAGGAGTTTTTTTATTACATTCAAACTCCAAATTTCGACATAACATCAGATGCTGCAGCTACTTTCAAG GAGCTTATGACTAGGCACAAATCAACTGTTGCTGAATTCCTTTCTAAGAACTATGAGTGG TTTTTCCATGAGTACAATTCACAGTTGTTGGAGTCTCCCAATTATATCACCAAACGCAAGGCTATCAag TTGTTAGGAGATATGTTACTGGATCGTACAAATTCCGATGTGATGGCTCGATACGTGTGCTCTCTGCATAACATGATCATCCTAATGAACCTTCTCAGG GATCCAAAGAAGACATTCAAGTTGGAAACCTTTCAGGTCTTCAAG CTCTTTGTAGCAAACCAAAATAAGCCTCCTGAGATTGTTAATGTACTTGTCAAAAATCGAACCAAGCTTATTCGTTTCTTTAACGACTTCACCATTGAGAAAG AGGATGAGCAGTTTGAAGCAAACAAAGCTCAAGTTATTAATGAGATTTCTGTTCTTAAACTCAAACGGAGCAATCGCAAGATGTCATCGGTCTTCAGCTTTAGAACCAATTGTGCGATTCAATGTTAA
- the LOC137749165 gene encoding threonine--tRNA ligase, chloroplastic/mitochondrial 2-like: MLILQRMAMATSSSSFLSIPLLKTSSFLSPVKHCASPLSSEFRALSLNGGRNGVSTSSAMATDAQVSTQDDKLKDAQMEVTDKPEKVALPTNESSESLLRIRHTCAHVMAMAVQKLFPDAKVTIGPWIENGFYYDFDMEPLTDKELKRIKKEMDRIIGRNLPLIREEVSRDEAHKRITALNEPYKLEILESIKEDPITIYHIGDEWWDLCAGPHVGKTGNINRKAVELESIAGAYWRGDEKKPMLQRIYGTAWESEDQLKAYLHFKEEAKRRDHRRLGQVLDLFSIQNDAGGGLVFWHPKGAIVRHVMEDLWKKIHIERGYDLLYTPHVAKANLWQISGHLDYYKENMYDQMNVEDELYQLRPMNCPYHILVYKRKPHSYHEFPIRVAELGTVYRYELSGSLHGLFRVRGFTQDDAHIFCLEDQIKDEIRGVLDLTEELLLQFGFNKYEVNLSTRPEKAVGDDDIWVKATSSLRDALDDKGWSYQIDEGGGAFYGPKIDLKIEDALGRKWQCSTIQVDFNLPQRFDITYVDSNSEKKRPIMIHRAVLGSLERFFGVLIEHYAGDFPLWLSPVQAHVLPVTDSQLDYCKEVTNKLKANGIRGELCQGERLPKLIRNSEMQKIPLMAVVGAKEVETGTVTVRSRFGGDLGTMPIDDFVSTIKSAIESKASI; the protein is encoded by the exons ATGTTAATTCTTCAGAGAATGGCAATggccacttcttcttcttccttcctctcAATCCCTCTCCTAAAGACCTCTTCTTTCCTTTCCCCAGTTAAACACTGCGCTTCGCCACTGAGCTCCGAGTTCAGGGCTCTGTCCCTCAACGGCGGCAGAAATGGAGTCTCCACCTCCTCGGCGATGGCCACGGATGCTCAGGTCTCGACCCAAGACGACAAATTGAAGGATGCCCAGATGGAGGTAACTGATAAGCCTGAGAAAGTCGCGCTTCCAACCAACGAGTCCTCCGAGAGCCTCCTCAGGATTCGACACACG TGTGCACACGTGATGGCCATGGCTGTTCAAAAGCTCTTCCCGGATGCAAAAGTGACAATTGGTCCGTGGATAGAAAATGGGTTCTATTATGATTTTGATATGGAGCCTTTGACGGACAAAGAGTTGAAGAGAATCAAGAAGGAGATG GATCGCATCATTGGTAGAAACTTACCACTCATAAGAGAAGAAGTTTCAAGAGATGAAGCTCACAAAAGAATAACCGCTCTCAACGAACCTTACAAATTGGAAATTTTGGAAAGTATTAAAGAAGATCCCATTACCATATATCATATTG GTGATGAATGGTGGGACCTATGTGCGGGGCCCCATGTTGGAAAAACTGGAAATATTAACAGAAAAGCTGTTGAACTTGAGTCTATTGCTGGTGCCTACTGGAGAGGAGATGAAAAGAAACCAATGCTGCAGAGGATCTATGGCACTGCATGGGAGAGTGAAGATCAATTGAAGGCATATCTTCATTTCAAAGAGGAAGCTAAACGTCGAGATCACAGGCGCCTTGGTCAAGTTCTTGACCTGTTTTCTATACAG AATGATGCTGGTGGGGGTTTAGTGTTCTGGCATCCAAAGGGTGCCATTGTGAGGCATGTAATGGAAGATTTGTGGAAAAAGATCCACATAGAACGTGGTTATGATCTGCTGTATACTCCACATGTTGCAAAGGCGAACCTTTGGCAGATAAGTGGTCATCTGGATTACTACAAGGAGAATATGTATGATCAAATGAATGTTGAGGATGAACTTTATCAGCTTCGACCGATGAACTGCCCCTATCATATCTTGGTTTACAAAAGGAAGCCTCACTCATATCATGAATTTCCTATTCGAGTTGCTGAGTTGGGAACTGTATATAGATACGAATTATCTGGAAGCTTGCATGGTCTTTTTCGTGTAAGAGGTTTTACTCAG GATGATGCCCACATATTTTGTCTAGAAGATCAGATCAAAGATGAAATTAGGGGTGTCCTAGATCTTACCGAAGAACTTTTGTTGCAATTCGGCTTCAACAAATATGAGGTCAATCTCTCTACGAGGCCAGAGAAAGCTGTTGGAGATGATGATATATGGGTGAAAGCAACATCTTCCCTTAGAGATGCTTTGGATGATAAAGGTTGGAGCTATCAAATTGATGAGGGTGGTGGTGCCTTTTATGGTCCAAAGATTGATCTTAAGATTGAGGATGCCCTTGGAAGGAAGTGGCAGTGCTCAACTATACAG GTTGATTTTAACCTACCACAGCGTTTTGACATAACATATGTTGACTCAAACTCTGAAAAGAAGCGGCCTATCATGATTCATAGAGCTGTTCTTGGGTCATTGGAGCGGTTTTTTGGGGTCCTTATAGAGCATTATGCCGGCGATTTTCCATTATGGCTTTCACCAGTACAAGCTCATGTTTTACCAGTTACTGACTCTCAG CTTGATTACTGCAAAGAGGTAACCAACAAACTGAAAGCAAATGGTATTCGTGGTGAACTTTGCCAGGGTGAACGCCTGCCGAAACTGATTAGAAATTCAGAGATGCAGAAAATTCCATTGATGGCTGTTGTTGGTGCCAAGGAAGTTGAAACTGGCACTGTTACAGTAAGATCCAGGTTTGGTGGCGATCTTGGCACCATGCCAATTGATGATTTTGTCAGTACAATCAAGTCGGCCATTGAAAGCAAAGCGTCAATTTGA
- the LOC137749167 gene encoding exopolygalacturonase clone GBGA483-like, giving the protein MGSKFVLGATFFLFLVALFIKAKAADIDIKKFGAKADGKTDDSQAINSAWKEACTSATPSTVVIAKGNYMVGPVKFQGPCKAPVSLRVEGTLQAPAEPEKLKSQDGWVIFQNIDGLSVSGGGTFDGQGSIAWSKNDCAKTGKCNSLPISLRLTGLTNAHIQDITSTNSKLFHMNILNCKNVTLQHVTISAPGESLNTDGIHIGRSTNINITSAEIQTGDDCVSIGDGSQQINIEKVTCGPGHGISIGSLGRYHDEQPVRGVTVRNCTIKNTSNGVRVKTWPASPNGVASDLHFEDIIMENVTTSPVLIDQEYCPNGQCQAKMPSRVKISNVSFKNIRGTSADPVAVKLACSKGIPCQNVEISDINLTCNGKNGTCTSVCSNVNPTVTGKVIPPACSAKTS; this is encoded by the exons ATGGGTTCGAAGTTTGTTCTTGGAGCTACATTCTTTTTGTTCCTGGTAGCACTCTTCATAAAAGCCAAAGCTGCAGATATTGATATCAAGAAGTTTGGAGCCAAGGCTGATGGAAAGACAGATGACAGCCAG GCTATTAATAGTGCTTGGAAAGAAGCCTGCACATCTGCTACGCCAAGCACGGTTGTGATAGCGAAGGGAAACTACATGGTTGGTCCAGTGAAGTTTCAAGGACCCTGCAAAGCACCGGTTAGCCTTCGGGTTGAAGGAACCCTACAGGCTCCGGCAGAACCCGAAAAGCTCAAGTCACAAGATGGGTGGGTTATTTTCCAAAACATTGATGGGTTATCAGTCTCAGGAGGTGGCACTTTTGATGGGCAAGGTTCAATTGCTTGGTCCAAAAATGATTGTGCCAAAACTGGCAAATGCAACTCGCTTCCTATT AGTTTAAGATTAACTGGGCTTACAAATGCACACATTCAAGACATAACATCTACGAACAGCAAGTTGTTCCACATGAATATCTTGAACTGCAAAAACGTGACTCTTCAACATGTGACCATCAGCGCCCCTGGCGAAAGCCTAAACACCGACGGAATCCACATTGGTAGGTCAACGAACATCAACATCACCAGCGCAGAAATTCAAACTGGTGATGATTGTGTCTCCATTGGTGATGGAAGCCAGCAAATTAACATCGAGAAGGTGACGTGCGGGCCAGGCCACGGCATTAGCATTGGTAGCCTAGGCAGGTACCACGATGAGCAACCTGTAAGAGGGGTCACAGTGAGAAATTGCACCATAAAAAACACTTCCAATGGTGTTAGGGTTAAGACATGGCCTGCTTCACCTAATGGTGTGGCCTCGGATTTGCATTTCGAGGACATAATTATGGAAAACGTGACTACTTCCCCGGTCCTTATAGACCAAGAATACTGCCCGAATGGCCAATGCCAAGCGAAAATGCCGTCACGGGTTAAAATCAGCAATGTGAGCTTCAAGAACATTAGGGGCACCTCTGCTGATCCTGTTGCTGTCAAGCTTGCTTGCAGCAAAGGCATTCCATGCCAGAATGTGGAAATTAGTGACATTAATTTGACATGCAATGGGAAAAATGGCACCTGTACATCGGTATGTTCTAATGTGAACCCTACTGTGACTGGCAAAGTTATTCCACCTGCTTGTTCTGCAAAGACTTCTTAA
- the LOC137749170 gene encoding uncharacterized protein, with protein sequence MLLDKNRKNENIAKGNRLLISVTVVSSAGPIRFLVNEQELVAAVIDTTLKSYAREGRLPVLGSNINDFLLYCPNTRPDGLSPWETIGAQGGVRNFMLYKKPVKMENDETPAAAAITRKGSGRTWKAWINKKSLNLKISSH encoded by the coding sequence ATGTTGCTGGACAAAAATAGGAAGAATGAGAACATCGCCAAGGGCAACCGGCTCTTGATCAGCGTCACTGTGGTAAGCAGTGCGGGCCCGATCCGTTTCCTTGTCAACGAGCAGGAGCTTGTTGCTGCCGTCATCGATACCACCTTGAAATCCTATGCGCGTGAGGGACGCCTTCCGGTTCTCGGCTCCAATATCAATGACTTCCTGCTCTACTGCCCCAACACAAGACCTGATGGTCTGAGTCCGTGGGAGACAATTGGAGCACAAGGAGGAGTTCGTAACTTTATGCTATACAAGAAGCCGGTGAAGATGGAGAACGATGAAACACCTGCAGCAGCAGCAATTACTCGCAAAGGTAGTGGTCGGACCTGGAAGGCATGGATCAATAAGAAGTCCCTCAATCTCAAGATCTCTTCTCATTGA